Part of the Henckelia pumila isolate YLH828 chromosome 2, ASM3356847v2, whole genome shotgun sequence genome is shown below.
CTTATCTTGACAAGTTCATGGTGGTGTACTTGGATGACATAGTCATCTATAGCCACACATTGGAGGAGCATGCCCAACACCTCCAAACAGTGTTCCAAGTCTTACGAGAGAATGAGCTCTATGTGAAGAAAGAAAAGTGTTCTTTTGCGCAAGAGACGGTTCAATTCTTGGGGCACACTATTGAGCATGGGAAGCTCAAGATGGACGGAAGCAAGGTTCGTGCCATCATGGATTGGGAACCGCCAACCAAGGTAACCGAACTCCGTTCTTTCCTTGGGCTAGTTAATTACTATCGCAGGTTCATAAAAGGGTATTCTGCTAGAGCGGCACCGCTGACGGATCTTCTTAAGAAGAACCGGCCATGGAGATGGTCGGACGCATGTGCCAAAGCCTTTGATGACTTAAAGGCAGCGGTAAGCAAGGAACCTGTCCTAGCTTTGCCAGACTTTGGCAAAGAGTTTGAAGTGCACTCAGATGCTTTTGATTTTGCTATTGGGGGAGTTCTAATGCAAGAAGGGCACCCCATAGCCTATGAAAGCCGAAAGCTCAACGAGACGGAGAGGCGATACACGGTACAAGAGAAGGAGATGACCGCCATCATCCACTGCCTAAGGGTGTGGCGACATTATTTGTTAGGGTCTCGGATCTCCGTCAAGACCGATAACATTGCCACTAGCTACTTTCAGAGTCAGAAGAAGCTTAGCCCCAAGCAAGCTAGGTGGCAAGACTTCTTAGCCGAGTTCGACTTTGTGCTTGAGTACCGGCCAGGCAAAGCCAATGTAGTTGCCGATGTGCTAAGTTGGAAAGCAGAGTTGGCATCTATCAGTGCTGCCTTAGGTGACCTTCCAGCACACATCAAAGAAGGATTGGAGCATGATCCCATGGCCAAGGAGTTGGCCAAGCTTGTCGAGCAAGGGAAGACTCGGCAATTCTGGCTTGAAGATGGGCTTCTATATATGAAGGGACGTCGACTCTATGTGCCAAAGTGGGGGGATCTGAGGAAAGATCTAATCCGCGAGTGCCATGACACCAAATGGGCTGGCCATCCAGGGCAAAAACGCACAAGGGCCTTGTTGGAAGCATCATACTATTGGCCGCAAATAAGAGACCAAGTCGAACTATATGTCAAGACATGCTTGGTCTGTCAACAAGACAAGGTCGTGACAAAGCAACCGGCGGGACTACTTGAGCCACTACCTATTGCATAGCGTCCATGGGAATCTATTACTATGGACTTCATTAGCACCTTGCCGAAGTCCGATGGGTTTGGTTCGATCATGGTGGTGATCGATAGATTCACTAAGTATGGAACATTCATTCCATGCCCAAAAGATTGCACTGCCGAGGAAGCTCCAAGACTATTCTTCAAGAATGTAGTCAAGTACTGGGGGTTACCAAGACACATCATAAGCGACAGGGACCCCCGATTCACAGGCCGACTCTGGACGGAACTCTTCAAACTCCTTGGGTCGGAGCTACATTTCTCTACAAGCTTTCACCCGCAAACTGATGGCCAAACTGAACGGGTAAATGCCTTGTTGGAATGATACTTGAGGCACTTTGTGAGTGCCAACCAACGAGACTGGGCGAAGCTCATGGATGTGGCACAATTCTCTTACAACTTACAACAAAGTGAGGCCACTGGGAAGAGCCCATTCGAGCTAGTCATGGGGCAACAACCGACTACTCCGCATACATTGCAAATATCTTTTAGCAAGGGACAAAGCCCTGCCGCGACAAAGATGGCTAAGTCTTGGAGCGAGCACATGGACTTGGCGCGAGTACACTTAGAGAAGGCCCAACGGCGCATGAAGAAATGGGCCGATGCAAAGAGAAGGTAACAAGAGTACTCCATCGGAGATGAATTACTCATCAAGCTCTTGCCACATCAATTCAAAGCCTTCCGAGGGGTACACAAGGGTCTAATCCGGAAGTATGAAGGACCCTTTACGATAGTTGCAAGGGTTGGGAAGGTATCCTATCGTCTCGACCTCCCCAACACATTGAAGATTCATCCGGTCTTCCATGTGAGCATGTTAAAGCCTTATTATCCAGATGAGGAAGACACTAGCCGAGGCGATTCTCACCGAGCACCTCCTGTAGTAACAACTTCCTTTGACAAAGATGTTGAAGAGGTGCTTGCCAAACGCATTGAGAGGCGACGTGGAGTGCAACCTAGCACTCAATATCTGATCAAATGGAAGGGATTTCCAGAGTCCGAGGCCACATGGGAAACAAAACATGACTTGTGGCAGTTCAAAGAACTACTCCATCAATTTGAGGCGACGAGGGCGTCAGCCAAATAGGTGGGGGAGAATGTCACAACCGGCACCATCTTGCGCATTTCGGAAGATTCTAGAGCATGGTGCAAGGTAGAGATTGTGCATATTCTATAAGTCTCTACAATACTCAAGATATAGGCTTATGTAGAACTCTCTAGAATACACTTGTATATAAATGACTTGTATAGAAACTTGTAGAAAGTAGACTCTAGATTGGTGTAGATGAAAGAATCTAGAACCATGTAGATTGTAGGGAGCTCAAATATAAAAGGGTGATAGCCCTCATTTGTAAACCACCAAGTTGGAAATCAATACAAAGTATTCTCCAAGCTCTCTTGTGTTCTTACTCAAACACTTACACACACACTTGCGCAACAAAGGCTGCTTTGCTAGTACTCGTAAGGGGCGTAGTCAAGGAGCAAAGGCCGCACGTGATCTTAGAAGGGCTAAGTCCGTGACAAGGTGCTCTTCTTCTTAATTCAAACTTCAGTGCTTCTCCATCTCTCATTGCGTAGCAGCAGAGCTCTTGGTTCTTTTCTTATGTTCTTCTTTTCCAGGCAGATGCGCCCCTTCGCTTACTGCTCTTCATTTGACAAAATGCTATTCCTACACAATAAACATGGGAGTatgtaatgtagacacgatgcatgaaatacaaactaaaacttaattaaaacaaatgaatgcatgcaaaaacgacaatgaaatgatattaaaatatgcaacacaaacacgccTATCAATCCTTCTCACCCGAGTTATCCgcctgttgctttgttttgtatgtgtacttggcaacaggtggggcaggatcgagtcagcaaagacttggttagcatcgagatcaaggaatagaagtgagactcggtttagaaatcGAACTGCATGTTAATTTAgtttatattttgaagcatgttgagaactcgaacttgttgatTATGTTGTATCGTTTATGCGAGTATTGAGGTTTATATGCTGTTGTTGCATGTATTTTGTACCTCGTTTTGTCTTGAATGGATATTGAAGTTGAGTTTGGTTTGAGTTTATTTCTGGAAATTGTTCAGAGctgtcatcgctcgatcggtagagtttgaccgatcgagcgagagagttGTTTCCTCTTTTATGTTTTGCAAAAAatttcccgctcgatcggttgagttttaatgatcgGGCGGAGCTGGTCTTGAGGCGGGCAGCAGAGTGTAGAACTTTGCCCGCTCAATCGGTTGAattttatcgatcgagcgaggcactgttcacctaaaaaatttttaaaaaaattattgttatttaatcttggatcttgtatgcttaattattgtttaatccaagattagcTGATTAGAACCGATGTCTCACAACTCTCAACCACTCACCTAAGATTTTTGAAGAGGAGTTGCTCGCATGTTTGAATCTCAGGGTTTATTCAAACTGCTGATTACTTCACTTAATGTTTTCAGTGTTCAGAAATGTTGTCTTAATTTGTGTTGAGAACTAGGAGTTTAGTTCTAGTCAAAGGATAAATCCTATGATTGGAGTGGGTTGTATACAAAGGATTATataaaccaaagtcttctagtgaattccttcttTCATGGAACAAAGGGAGACGTAGTGTAGTGACCCGTCCCATAATCACTAGATAatcaaagcttaagcatgcaaagTAACTTAATTGCAATAATCAGATAATCCAGCAGAACTTTAAATATTACAACTAAGAAAACACCGGCGAGATACAACCGGTCCAAATCAAATACCACAAtttttatacaacccaatcgaaatatATTACAGTAAAATGCACCATGCTAGAGCTCAACAACCTCTACCACccggtccgtccaacctaagacctgccccgtggaatggggtttCCAGAACTAAAACCGAGAACGTGAGCTAACAACGCTCAGTacaaaagtatgagtatacacatgctatgaatgctaaatGCAAGTGAAGGTACCAGAAAACCTATGTAGAATACTGCTCAATCAAAAACGTCATGGTATGTATCACactgggccgtcgcatcaggaggtactcCTATACCATAAATCTGTGGACATGTCCGGATCCAAAACTATGGTATCCATCCACAATATAATAGGTCTGAGTGATCTCTCTAATGGTTATATCAATGATAAAGGCTCAAcgtgataatgcatgcaacataatatcagtGACATAATTAATGCGCATAAAATAATGTCACATAAAACATACaatcataaaacatgcatactcaatcaaggtatctcggatagtatgTCCGTACCTCAGTATAAGCAACCTAGTGATACTGgctctctagtccaagcctataaatagataattatcatatcactaatcgtttattgaaatttttaacTAGAATAACAGCTACTCACTAAAGCTAATCAAAGTCTAGCGCTATACATGCGTCCttcgttagcccactgatggcgatagcctcaaaacgtgggcacaactccgctacaaccTCGGTAGCTCTCTGATGCCTCCTGGCCCTTGAATAGGATGCTCAAAAGACCCTAAAATCTAGTATAAATCGAGATAGGAAAAGTTGGAATGAGCAAATGAAATCGAGCTCTCGGCCCTATATATATAGGCgacgatcggaactttcgatcctctTTCGGAGATTCTGATTGTGCTTCCGATCGTTCCCCACCAACAATGTGTCTCTGATTTGATAACTCGTCTTTCGACAGTAGTTTGGAACTAAAGAtctcacttcggagcttccgaactgctcgTAGATTCCAAACACCAACCTTGGCTTCCGAACTTCCAAAATCCTATTTGGAACTTTCGAACGACTCGGACCATCCGATCAGCAATGCTAGATTCCAAACACgtttggaacttccgatcccctTTGGAACTTCCAAACTGTCCCAAATGTTTGAAGTCTTAGAAACCATTTTCGATCATTCATttagtttttgtacttggttaaggaagacgaaacccttgattttattcactttgtgagattttgattttcaatgtttgatttttgtCGAGTATAAAAAGTtattctggtttatttcatgattgtgtgtttgattattagattgatcacctgataattctttcgtacaatctaccgctaaattagaattcaaatctgtaattgtttgaatcatctttGTGAATCAACTGCGTCTAATATTTTctgttgttgaatttgttaaatcgtaggaacaacaattgactaggctaaatacatccgctggtgcatgtgttgtctagattcatcagtttcactcatatgaatgctaccttagatttaaatctagatcgctggtatttgggttgatttattggtaagggttaatctagaactctagtgtctaattaactaagattaaggtggaacaggaattagattttcaattgtgaatattcaatgaaaattaattatttttagagaatcgatgatcgagtgaatgatttcaagggtgtagtcgaccgacaccaagtctcgttaatttattgatctttcttattttaatttttgcatagtagttaattcaaaaatctaaaatccccttttatttatttccagtatttttaataacacaaataaatttcactttccttgtggaaacgatccctactctcgctac
Proteins encoded:
- the LOC140878762 gene encoding uncharacterized protein, which encodes MDVAQFSYNLQQSEATGKSPFELVMGQQPTTPHTLQISFSKGQSPAATKMAKSWSEHMDLARVHLEKAQRRMKKWADAKRRVGKVSYRLDLPNTLKIHPVFHVSMLKPYYPDEEDTSRGDSHRAPPVVTTSFDKDVEEVLAKRIERRRGVQPSTQYLIKWKGFPESEATWETKHDLWQFKELLHQFEATRASAK